In Lacibacter sp. H375, one DNA window encodes the following:
- a CDS encoding GNAT family N-acetyltransferase produces the protein MEIQQTDDGKKGAFYIEQDGERLAEMTYVWAGESKFIIDHTEVSDKLAGKGAGKQLVAKAVEFARAKGLKIMPLCPFASSVFKKTPEYNDVL, from the coding sequence ATGGAAATTCAACAAACAGACGATGGTAAGAAAGGCGCATTTTATATTGAACAGGATGGCGAACGCCTTGCCGAAATGACTTATGTATGGGCAGGCGAGAGCAAGTTCATTATTGATCATACCGAAGTGAGCGATAAACTTGCCGGCAAAGGTGCAGGCAAACAATTAGTAGCAAAAGCAGTGGAATTTGCAAGAGCGAAAGGTCTTAAAATTATGCCGCTGTGTCCTTTTGCAAGCAGCGTATTCAAAAAAACACCTGAATACAATGATGTGCTTTGA
- a CDS encoding VOC family protein yields the protein MYIEHLAIWVKDLELMKEFYCRYFHATSNNKYINEKKQFQSYFLSFDGGPRLELMQMPTVPDSKDNVYDQFTGFIHFAVSLGSKEKVDAMTERFRADGYEVIDEPRTTGDGYYESVILDPEKNRIELTV from the coding sequence ATGTATATCGAGCATCTTGCTATCTGGGTAAAGGATCTTGAGTTGATGAAAGAGTTCTATTGCCGTTACTTTCATGCAACATCGAATAACAAATACATTAATGAGAAAAAACAATTTCAATCGTATTTTCTTTCATTTGATGGCGGGCCAAGATTAGAATTAATGCAGATGCCAACTGTTCCTGATTCAAAGGATAATGTGTACGATCAGTTTACAGGCTTTATTCATTTTGCTGTTTCGCTTGGAAGTAAAGAGAAGGTTGATGCAATGACTGAGCGTTTCCGTGCAGATGGATATGAAGTAATTGATGAACCACGCACCACAGGGGATGGTTATTATGAAAGTGTAATTCTTGACCCGGAGAAAAACAGGATTGAGTTGACTGTTTGA
- a CDS encoding enoyl-ACP reductase FabI, whose amino-acid sequence MSHQLLKGKKGIIFGALDEKSIAWKTALKCYEEGAQIVLTNAPVALRMGEINKLAEACGNAPVIGADVTNMDDLKNLFEKSMEYFGGKVDFVLHSIGMSLNVRKGKHYTELNYEWNTKTLDISAMSLHRVLRTAWDMDAINEWGSVVALTYIAAQRVFPDYNEMADAKSLLESITRSFGYHYAVKNKVRVNTISQSPTKTTAGSGVKGFDGFINYAEKMSPLGNATAEDCANYIAVMFSDLTRYVTMQNLFHDGGFSFTGVTAEVIEQMEK is encoded by the coding sequence ATGAGTCATCAATTACTGAAAGGGAAAAAGGGCATCATCTTCGGTGCTTTGGATGAAAAGTCGATTGCCTGGAAAACGGCGTTGAAATGTTATGAAGAAGGAGCACAGATCGTTTTGACCAATGCGCCTGTTGCGTTGCGGATGGGCGAGATCAATAAACTGGCTGAAGCCTGTGGTAATGCACCGGTGATTGGAGCTGATGTAACAAATATGGATGACCTGAAGAATCTCTTTGAAAAATCAATGGAGTATTTCGGTGGCAAGGTTGATTTTGTGCTGCATTCAATTGGTATGAGCCTGAACGTTCGCAAGGGTAAACATTATACAGAACTCAATTACGAGTGGAATACAAAAACACTTGATATTTCTGCAATGAGTCTGCACCGTGTGTTACGCACAGCTTGGGATATGGACGCCATCAACGAATGGGGTAGTGTAGTTGCTCTCACTTATATTGCTGCACAACGTGTGTTTCCTGATTATAATGAAATGGCTGATGCAAAATCATTGCTTGAAAGTATTACCCGCAGCTTTGGCTATCATTATGCTGTTAAGAACAAGGTGCGTGTGAACACTATTTCACAATCGCCTACAAAAACAACTGCAGGTAGTGGCGTAAAAGGATTTGATGGGTTCATTAACTATGCAGAAAAAATGAGTCCGCTGGGTAATGCCACTGCAGAAGATTGTGCAAATTATATTGCTGTGATGTTCAGCGATCTTACCCGTTATGTAACGATGCAGAATCTTTTCCATGATGGTGGTTTCAGCTTTACCGGCGTAACGGCTGAAGTTATTGAGCAGATGGAAAAATAA
- a CDS encoding DUF2795 domain-containing protein: protein MFWTLELASYLEDAPWPATKDELIDYSIRSGAPIEVVENLQELDDEGEIYESIDDIWPDYPSQEDFFFNEDEY, encoded by the coding sequence ATGTTCTGGACACTTGAATTAGCCTCGTACCTCGAAGACGCTCCCTGGCCTGCTACCAAGGATGAATTGATTGATTATTCGATCCGCAGTGGGGCACCCATTGAAGTAGTAGAGAATTTGCAGGAGTTAGACGACGAGGGCGAAATTTACGAAAGCATTGACGACATCTGGCCTGATTATCCAAGCCAGGAAGACTTCTTCTTTAATGAAGATGAATACTAA
- a CDS encoding SemiSWEET family sugar transporter, with amino-acid sequence MDPFLVKAVGLVASILSSATFVPQVYKAWRTKSVGDLSIYTILIVTTSTVVWLVYGIFNDPLLVPVVLCNGFIFLLSLVLLYFKFTFKK; translated from the coding sequence ATGGATCCTTTTTTGGTTAAGGCTGTTGGCCTCGTTGCATCTATTCTCAGCAGCGCCACATTTGTACCGCAGGTATATAAAGCATGGCGAACAAAAAGTGTGGGCGATCTGAGTATTTACACCATCCTCATTGTAACCACCAGTACGGTGGTGTGGCTCGTATATGGAATCTTTAATGATCCGCTGCTGGTGCCTGTGGTATTATGTAACGGGTTTATTTTTTTACTCTCGTTAGTTTTGTTGTATTTCAAATTTACGTTTAAAAAATAG